The following is a genomic window from Staphylococcus capitis subsp. capitis.
AAATTAGCCCGGTTGTTGGCATGACATTGATACCATGTATCGGTGCAATGATATTGGGATACAGTGTGGGAGATTTAGTAAAATTCTTTGATAAGGGCTTATCACAAGTTATGAACGTTGTCATAATGTTTATATTTGCCATCATCTTTTTTGGCATTATGACTGATAGTGGATTATTTAAGCCTTTAGTGAAGCGATTGATATTAATGACGAGAGGTAATGTGATTATTGTTTGTGTAATGACTGCGTTAATTGGTTCATTTGCGCAATTAGATGGCGCTGGGGCAGTGACTTTTCTACTTTCAATACCAGCATTGCTTCCATTATATAAAGCGCTAAATATGAATAAATACCTCCTAATATTATTACTTGCGCTAAGTGCAGCAATTATGAACATGGTTCCGTGGGGTGGACCTATGGCACGTGTGGCAACAGTATTGAAAGTGAAAAGTGTGAATGAATTATGGTATGGTCTGATTCCAATTCAAATTATTGGATTCGTCCTCGTAATCATCTTCGCAGTATACTTAGGATTTCGTGAAAAGAAACGTATTAAGAAGGCGATAGAAAAAGGCGAAGTAGAAGAAACGCAAGATGTAGATATACATAGATTAGTTAATATTTATGAACGTGAACAAGATATTAAGTTTCCGGTTAAAGGCCGTGCTAGGAATAATCCTTATATTATATGGATAAATGTAGTATTAACGATTTTAGTTATCGTCATCATGCTAACAAATCTAGCGCCACCAGAGTTTGCTTTCATGATAGGCACTTCACTCGCACTAATTATCAACTATAAAAGTGTTGATGAACAAATGGATCGATTAAAGGCTCATGCTCCTAATGCCTTAATGATGGCGGCAGTCATTATTGCAGCTGGAATGTTCTTAGGTGTTCTTAATGAAACGGGTATGCTCAAAGTGATTGCTACTGATTTTATTAAGATTATTCCAGATGCAGTAGGTCCATATTTGCATATCATTGTTGGGATATTCGGTGTGCCATTAGATTTATTAACAAGTACGGATGCATATTACTTTGCTGTTCTACCTATTGTTGAACAAACTGCTAGTCAATTCCATGTTTCAGCTGTTTCTACAGCATATGCAATGGTGATTGGTAATATTATTGGTACATTCGTAAGTCCGTTTTCACCAGCATTATGGTTATCCATTGGACTTGCTGAAGCGAATATGGGTACTTACATTAAGTATGCATTCTTTTGGATTTGGGGATTTGCCATTGTGCTATTACTTATCGCAGTACTTATGGGCGTCGTGACTGTTTAGAGTTTAATTAAATCATATGCTTAGTGTGAAGGCGCTATCACAAAAGGGATGAAACGAAGTTTTCATCCCTTTTTCTATGAAATAATTTACTCTAAAAATTATCAGATAAATTACAACAACTGTAACAACGATGTTGATTAAATCGCTATAACTACTGTCATGAAAGTGATTTAAATTGTGTAAAATTGACACACGTTTTTTACAAGAGGGCGTTACATTATTATGATTCATTTACAAAGTATTAACATTGTACACAAACGGTTGTGTGTCTGTTACAGTGTTTCTTGTCGTTAATTAACGAAGAAAAAATTAAACTTAAATGTTAAAGATAATTGAAGGTAGCCACGAGATAGTTAAAAGATTTACCCAAATTATAGGAGGATATTAAAATGAAAAAAATCGCTACAGCTACAATCGCTACAGCAGGTATTGCAACATTTGGAATCATGCAACACGATGCAGATGCAGCGGAAAATAACAATAATGGATATAACCCTAACGATCCTTATTCTTACAGCTACACTTATACAATCGATCAACAAGGTAACTATCATTACGATTGGAAAGGTAACTGGAGTCCACAACAAGCTCAACAAGGAAACAACTCTAACTACTCAAATGCTAACCAAAGTACACAAAGCTACAATTCATACAATAACTACAATAATTATAGAACAAATAACCAAACTCAAAGCTACAACTCAAATAATGGTGGAGGTTTAGGTGCAAATTATTCAACTTCTGATAGAAACGTTAAAGTAACAACTCAATCAGCACCAACTCAAAAATCTTCAAGCAATGCATCAGCTGCATTCGCAGGTCAAACATCTTCAGGTTCAAACCTATACACTTCAGGTCAATGTACTTACTATGTTTATGACAAAGTTGGCGGCAAAATCAGCTCAACTTGGGGCAACGCTAACAACTGGGCTAACGCAGCAGCATCATCAGGTTACACTGTAAATAATACACCTAAACAAGGTGCAATCATGCAAACTTCACAAGGTGCATTCGGTCACGTTGCATACGTTGAGAACGTAAATAATGACGGTTCAGTAAAAGTATCTGAAATGAACTATAACGGTGGACCTGGAGTTGTATCTACTCGTACAATCTCAGCAAGCCAAGCTGGCGCTTATAACTACATTTCATAATCGAGTGACTAGAAATATTTTTAGTATTGAAGCCATGAACTTAAACGGTTCATGGCTTTTTTATATAGATAAGAAACTTTATACATATAAAGAGTTAAGTCAATGATTATGTGATTGAAGTTATTTTAAAAGGGAAATTTAAAAACAAAGGGATTAGAGTTGAGCTATTTTTAGCTTTAAGGAAGGTGAAGTAACATGGAATTTAACATTTGGATGTGGATTATTTTTGCAGTTATTATCATTGTCACTATAGCTGTTATTCTTATATTAACAGTTGGTTCAGTTTATGAAGAACGTGCTTATGATAAACGTTCAAAAGAAGAAAAACGTAAAAACACAGAAAAGAACCTTCAAATGGCAAAAGGTCACACAGATGAAGAAAGTGAAAAGAGTGAAACACCACACCATCAAACTGAAGATAAATCACATCATTAAGTAGATAATGAAAAAGTTGAAGAACGGTTTAAAGACAAAGATAGATAAGTAGAATATTTTTTATTCATAAGGCTCTGACATGTAGACGATAATCACACATGTTAGAGCTTTCTAATTGTTCACAATAAAGTGTTCTTTCTACATATAGTTCATGAAACGTTAAAATCTTTTTGACACTTTCGTTAACGTCTAAGTTATCGATTGTAATACTATATATAGTATTATATTTTGTAAATAGATACCATATATAGAAAAAGGTGATAATATGACGGCTTTAGAACAATCATTAACACGATTGATAACAAAAGATCCGACAATATTAAATGAAAATGCAAATAAAGATAGTAATACTTTCTCTACAATGAGAGATTTGACAGCTGGAACTGTATCTAAGTCATATGCACTAGAAAATCTACTTCCAAAACACGTAGCTAAAGCACATTTATCTGGAGATATACATTTCCATGATTTAGACTACCATCCTTTTCAACCATTAACGAATTGTTGTCTAATTGATGCTAAAGATATGTTAGAAAATGGCTTTGAAATAGGTAATGCACATGTGACCTCCCCTAAATCAATACAAACCGCATCTGCACAACTTGTTCAAATTATCGCAAACGTATCAAGCAGCCAATATGGTGGTTGTACAGTTGACCGCGTAGATGAATTATTAAGTACATATGCTAAATTAAATGCAGAACATCATCGTGAAATGGCACAACAATATGTCCAACCAGATAAAATAGAATCTTACGTTGAGCAACAAGTGACTAAAGATATCGGCGATGCCATCGAAAGTTTGGAATACGAAATTAATACACTTTATACCTCCAACGGTCAAACGCCATTTGTAACATTAGGATTTGGTCTAGGTACAGATGAACTTAGTCGCAAAATACAACAAGCCATTTTACGTACTCGTATTAAAGGACTGGGTAAAGACCGTATGACAGCTATTTTCCCGAAACTTGTCTTCTCAATTAAAAAGGGTACTAACTTTAGCCCCGATGATCCCAATTACGATATTAAACAACTCGCACTTGAGTGTTCAAC
Proteins encoded in this region:
- a CDS encoding CHAP domain-containing protein, whose protein sequence is MKKIATATIATAGIATFGIMQHDADAAENNNNGYNPNDPYSYSYTYTIDQQGNYHYDWKGNWSPQQAQQGNNSNYSNANQSTQSYNSYNNYNNYRTNNQTQSYNSNNGGGLGANYSTSDRNVKVTTQSAPTQKSSSNASAAFAGQTSSGSNLYTSGQCTYYVYDKVGGKISSTWGNANNWANAAASSGYTVNNTPKQGAIMQTSQGAFGHVAYVENVNNDGSVKVSEMNYNGGPGVVSTRTISASQAGAYNYIS
- a CDS encoding citrate:proton symporter: MHGDNIWLTMIGLAIIVSIVGLLIAKKISPVVGMTLIPCIGAMILGYSVGDLVKFFDKGLSQVMNVVIMFIFAIIFFGIMTDSGLFKPLVKRLILMTRGNVIIVCVMTALIGSFAQLDGAGAVTFLLSIPALLPLYKALNMNKYLLILLLALSAAIMNMVPWGGPMARVATVLKVKSVNELWYGLIPIQIIGFVLVIIFAVYLGFREKKRIKKAIEKGEVEETQDVDIHRLVNIYEREQDIKFPVKGRARNNPYIIWINVVLTILVIVIMLTNLAPPEFAFMIGTSLALIINYKSVDEQMDRLKAHAPNALMMAAVIIAAGMFLGVLNETGMLKVIATDFIKIIPDAVGPYLHIIVGIFGVPLDLLTSTDAYYFAVLPIVEQTASQFHVSAVSTAYAMVIGNIIGTFVSPFSPALWLSIGLAEANMGTYIKYAFFWIWGFAIVLLLIAVLMGVVTV